A segment of the Anoplolepis gracilipes chromosome 14, ASM4749672v1, whole genome shotgun sequence genome:
tattgtatttttatggcAGAGTGTGAGTGTAAGCGATGCGATATATCATATGGACTGGCCCTTATTATCAATTAGCGAAAAAAAGGAAGTGTTAATGATCATGATGCGTAGTACCTTTCCTATAAAATTTACTAGTAGCTTCTTGATAACTTTATCTCTCCAGTCTTATTCTAGTGTAAGTATTATTGTTTGTATATAACAAAACAATGGTATAAAAATGTCTGAAATATTACTAAGAATAGTTGATAACATTTAAATCTATGAAAATGTGGTTGGAATTTTTGACAAGTGCATAGTCGTCTAAACTAATcctatttctaatttttcttccAGATCTTAAAAATGTCATACTCGGCatttaatgtattacaaaAGTGAGACATAAATAATCgagagtatatatgtataaacataaaaatattattgtagtttttgaaaaaatagtaGATcgtaaatctgtaaaaaattttttcctgtaCATATCTTAACCTAAATCCTTgttcaaattgtaaaaatattagcgTCGTCATgatttatagttattatatttgtccgtcttttttcaataatagattacagatatttattatcaaaaataaaaactacgTGCCACGTACAGCAaacaattataacatttaaatagtgatattatgtgtattataacagattaaacacattcaaaaaataaataaaaactttacaaaatatagaacATGCATTAGTACATAAATGCACACACTGAATGTACATATGttacacatttaataaaaagtaacaatTTGGTTTGACATAAGtaacaataatacatttacttttgtattagttgaaaaaagtaaaatatctgttttatctgtaatatctttttaaaattaatatctaatctTCCAATTTGTTTGTCAAGTAAATGTACAAATGGTTAATTTAGATatcatttaaatcaataatgatGTACTTCTTTCACACATTTGCACTCTCATGCGATAAAGTAACGTTTCATAGAAATTACTACTTTATACATTCAGTTACTGCCGACGATATCAATATTCAtatgtatgaatattatatttaatggaaATATGACAATATGTTTTACTGTAAAGAACGGCATCCCTCGATTGTTGCAAAAAAGATGATTTTCCAAATTATAGTGGTATTCAcataagcaaaaaataatctGCACCATCGAATTGCTAATAACCATATTGGTggcaaaaaaagtaaaaaattgtaagcaAGTAGAATTATATACAGTCTGCCTTAAATCGTGTTGGATTATACTTGAAAtctaattattctgaaaataataaaaaaagttttattattgataacagATTACGAAAAATTCTATTCTGTTTGCCAGTTGTGTGTAAAAATGTAAGCAATAATATTCCGGAAAAACatgtataaacattaatacttgctttttttcatatatttgtacTTAGAAATATCTGTTATTGCATTATAACGAAGTAATATTCGATTTTTGATTCAGAATAATATTGTACGTGATTTGTGTTCaagttaaatgaaattatttaaattaaatagaagaaaatttaatgctAGATATACAATTTCGATAGTAAGAACAAATGTTCtaaaaaaccaaattttcgCACATTtacttttgcaattaattaatatttttaagatgttATCTCGcagagttattaaaatatcattgtagatatttagaaaagtgctactcttttttttgtatttaattataaaatactaaaactTTCCCTAAAGTTAATGATCACCAGTACATGGTGGCCTATAGAGTCATCATCGAATATGCCGTTCACTTATTTCAGATAAACTTTTCAtaattaacgaaaataaatatgcaaagcAAGTGAATATATTCTCTGTCAcgatttacaatattatgaaaacatataattatactaaacACGAGAGCTATTATTACAAACGTCGCGACTTATTGTTAAGGCTGTAATTAACGGCTATAGAATAACATTAATTCTTGAAATAGAACTAAGTCACTGAAAACCGACTGATAGTTCCCTTCTctctataaaagaattatgatTCTTGATATTATCATCGCATTcccctatttttttataaaatattaaaattaatattacatttgatattttcgtttaatatttaaaaatatagttagcAAATTccataaagttttatttcgcttcaatttttatatattaaattgtatctaGCAGAATTTATTCCGAATATTCATGCAGCAAAAATATAGATTCTTTTAGGAAACAAGTATGTATTGAATTCATTGATCCAATTGAGACTTCGTGAATGTCGTTAGAATCATGTAATAGACGCGTAAATGCTAGcatgtatattttgtttccTGGGAAAACGACAATATGTTGGAATTTAccggaaatataattttttcaaatgcatCCAATACGACTATGCACCCCGTAATTATAGATCTGTTACCAGTCTTGTGACGGAAAATATCGACAGATGCCACCATATCAGTTATTAAtgcatcattaattttaaatcgcgTATAGACAACAACACTTGATATAAAGACACTTTACTGTAGTGCCTCACGagcgtattatatattagtcatttttacagataatatgtacaaattgaaCTTACGTaattcggttttttttttattataaatatcaattatgcGGTGCTTGCAATTGTGATGTTTAAAttgatgtttaaaattatactgcataaaaatatattcaacacGTAAGTCAGTGAGActttttaaagagatttttaagaatttatacgGAAATCGAACGGCTCTCAAATGTATCAAACAGGATTACACACCtcataattacattttcgatattttatggTAAAGTATCGACACATATCACCGTatcagttattaattaattattaattttaaactgaaTTTGTAGCAACAAAACTTAATACGAAGATAGTAGTGCCTTGCAAACTTTGATCGCGTGtgcattattgtatatttctacAGATAGGTACACAAGTCGAAGTTacgaaatttgatttttcttactataaatattaaacatgcaattcaatttttttattttcaatattaatcacaagGTACTTGCAACTGAGAAGTTAAAAtagatgtttaaaattttactacgcaaaaatatatatgcaaaacgTAAGTCTGTGAGACTACTTTTCAAAAGAACagtttaaaaaagtttgataatACAATCAATTATTATGTGATCATGTATCTTGATAGGTAACTAtcgttaaaattgtttttcagcAAGTAGAGAACATTTGTCGGTTTTAAAACTGCAATAATTGTAGACAAAAATGCAgattctctcttttaatttttttttatacaccaTCAGTGGTTTGTGGCGACCAATCGAATGGTCTTCGAAATGTTCCAGGATACTATATAACATGTTCACTTACTTAATAATGTGTCTGCTGCTAATTCAAATACTAGCTCAATTActggatattatttttattgtcgaTAACATGGACGATTTTACTACGAATTCCTATATATTTGTTTCGGTTATcggtatatttttcaaagcaGCTACTGTTGTAACACGtcgtaatgaaattattaatgtgaTCGAAACACTACAGAAGAAACCTTGCAAAGCTTGCACTGAGGAGGAGAGCGACATCCTGATGAAGTTCGATCGTTTGATCAGGTctgcatatttaattgttgATGCAACTGTcgataacattataaattttgttctcATATAACACATGTTACTATAAATAACACAAGTCactcaattaaattaaattaattaagacaaaacaaataaattgaactaagatttaatttaataaatacatgaaatattctaaattaatttttatttaattatttaaaaaagatgtatTAGTGTGGAACtatcgaattttattataaatttaaatgttatgcTCATGCATTTGTACAATTAACAGTTTATCTAAAGTGctgtttgcaaaaataatgaatcataatcatgatatttttctttatatttactaattgtaagtagcTATTTACTAGTATCATATTAATCTTACGTAACTTCGAAATACCCACAatgcttttaatatattttcattatatgttgattattatattttttcgcgaAATGATATGCAGATCATATtccataaattatatgtatctgGCAACGTTTTCTGCCGTTGGTGGTATAATAGGAGGGATCTTCAATGTTTTTAAGGGTCAATTACCCTTTAGAATTTGGGTACCATACGATTACAGCTCGCCCATTATATTATGGCTTACATCAATTCAAGAActcataattttatcttattgtgCGATTATAAGTATTGCAACGGAGACCACGGTATTGGGATTTTGCTTACAAATATGCGcacaaattgaaattttgaaacacCGTCTGCACAATATGATGAAACttagagaaaagaaaacttCCAGAAATTCGTTAAatgatactttaaataaaacaggCAGATTGTCGGAGCATATTTTACATCATCTCTATATAATCAGGTTAATCGTtaagcttttttatttttttttaataaaaaagttattttatttatgtgtctttatatgttaaatgctctttggtatatatataatgttagttgtataatataaatattttaaatatgtataattgtatgtattacataaatatataattttaaatatataccttAATATTCATTGTATAATTAGTAACAtaacatgaaaatatttatagacttGCCAAAATTATCAACAACGTATTCAGCCAAGTGATTTTTGTCCAATTTTTTGCCagcataataatattgtgtacACTGTTGTACTATTTCTCTTCTCATATGACAATTATAGACATCTCTACCCTGATTGTGCTCTTAATTTGTATGTTTGTCCAGATTTTTGTTTACTGTTGGGCTGGAAACGAAGTTATACTTAAGGTAGTTATGAAGGTGTATAATGAAACGGACAAAAGATAGCAttgttatgcaaaattatattctgctAGCTTCTCGcaaaaattgtttgttttattattctaatcgtgtttttatttttttagagtacTGGATTAGGCGAAGCTGTGTATCAAATGGATTGGATATTGATGCCAATTAACGAACAAAAGGATTTATTGGTGATCATGAAACGTAGCACTCGACCTATCAAGCTTAGCAGTAGCTTTTTAGTGACGTTATCTCTGGAATCTTACTGCAATGTtggtattaatattaactttaaacttttttttaataaacacgtAACTATCGCCTTGGCAATGAGAGCCACgcgcggatgttaatgcgtaaatttctttagaaattaattcttcccGCGAAAATTGAATCGTGCACAGGGcgcatattttacttggtgtattttaccaagaaataaattctcatttttaagaattttataaccTAACTCGTCTTAACTCCactaaagagatgtagacgagaaaaaatatcggggcgatGTCGATGAAtcgggaaattttttttttaatattctaatttatactgtaaagaaaatttctcttaaaattaattaaaattttatttctttacagcTATTGAAAGCATCTTACTCTGTATTTAATCTGTTGCACAATCAAtcttaaagttttaattagtCTTTCACAATATAACATGTATGTGataacgtataaataaattatcatgtaatatgaaatttcgatatatctttcttttgaaTTGTTATAACAGCTGTTGTTATTTTATAGACACGTTATTTAGAATTCACAGATTGGTAGGTATAaagtcaattaaaattaaattataacaaagtaaattaaattaaaatcaaatgatttttgcaaaaatattattcgcaAAACGTCtaatttaaatgcaatttaaatatttttttatgcgtcATTTTTAGGAAAGGCATatgaaagtatttaaattcgaaaaatatcttaattcagtaattcagaatattttgtaatttgatttgtgaatttttacaatatatagaataatttttaaaattatcagtaAAAATAGTTGATgagatacaataattattaacttgttgtaaatgtttattaaaattcaatgtttcttttatttattctccaatcaaaatatacattactCTTAAAAAACTATgtgtaaagatatttaaaaaaaactcaaactacatagaaataaaaatgtcatcaaaaagaaattgtaattacaataatctacacatataaaacatttaaaattagttaaaaaatgcCTAAGCAAAatgtttatacaaaaatattacatgtccGCCTAGAAATGTTATAtcactataatttaaaatgttggTGCATTATAAGAAcgtgatacaaaaatttaaaagttttatttgattaattcactaagaatataatacttattattttgttataagccGTATTTACGATGTACGTTAGAACTAATAGTGTCTGcacttatcatattttataggTACATGTAGCTGGTTCTACAACTTGaagaaaatctaattttactaTACTTgttacattttcttatttttctttagacgATAAAACGAAGGAAATATTAtcgtttatatttctcttaggAGAAACATAAGTctacaatatgtaataatatgctCGGACAAGGATAGAGATGCGCCGCTTGATCGATGTAAGGAAAGCAGTCGTCATTACagtcattacaatatttatatttaaatagaaaataatgtcCAGCGTAATACACTTTGATAGACTTTATATTAAGTTCCTACTGACAAGtagttaatataacataagattatgatattaaagaaAGTAAATTCATGTATGGTCTcttgcaatatacatatgtgcgtCTTATTGAGTTGAAGTTTAATTGTGACGATTTCAAACGACTCATATGCGTTTAGCATCTATCATTTTTTACGCTGCTAAAGTATGAGAAGTAATATTTCGATAAAGTGTGcgatgtaaatatatctatttttaagttatttacatatatttacatcatgGTTAAAGAGGAACCGATTCTGAATCAATAGTAATGTTATCTGTgtgttagataaataaatttttttagatttagtGCTTAAAGTGAAATGTGAGTGTCGTTCGTAAAATTTTGTCGTCAtacatcatataaaaaattatatcctatatatagtttttgcGACTtgggaaaattaataaatatatttaaagaaataagaagAGCGCATATCaggttataagtaattattctaaacattatatatgtataaaagtgcTATATTTTTGTGCAATAAGCTATTTCTCCCGATAAgctatttttacttataaatatgcaactattttctttaaattttttaatgtacaccGTCGGCGGTGTATGGCGACCTATCGAGTGGTCATCGAACATTGCTAAATTGGTGTATGGCGTGTTTACCTTTACTATACTActcttgttttattatttgatgcTAACACAATTCATGGATATTCTTCTTGTTGTTGACAATATCGATGATTTTGCCACTAATACTTTAATGTTCCTAACTATTGTTGCTGTCACATGTAAAGCAACTATCGTTGTAGTACGTCGAAAAGCAATTATTAAGCTGGTAGAAACATTGTTGACGCCACCATGCAAACCTCGAAATGAAGACGAAATGGCAATACAACGAAAATTTGATAAGTTTATCAGGTGAGTAtgtatcattataaaaatgctttaattataattatgtaaatgctacgaaaatatataataaaaataatttccactatttttattaaatgcaacAGTAAATATTCtgctataaaattacatattattttaaatttgatattaagttcctctaaagaaaaaaaattcaatattttcatgtcgattgtacacatattatatacatatatattgtatgttaaaagcataaataaatttttatttctatataaaagtttgaaagcataaataatataatttcaattctttaatCGTAGGTCTTGTTCAATTAAGTATTCGCTTTTGGCAACGGGTTCCGTAACAGGCGTCACAGTAAGATCAGTACTAAACGTCACGCAGGGTTATTTACCTTATAGGGTATGGGTACCGTACGATACCGATACATCTCCGATGTTCATGATTACATCCATTCAACAAATCGTAACTGTGATTTTTGTCACTATCGTAAATGTTGGCACAGAAACCTTAGTCTTTGGACTGTTTTTGCAAACGTGCGCCCAGTTTGAAATTTTCGAGAATCGTCttcacaaattaatatctaacaAAATAGCAAAATATCTAAAACCTGCTTCATCAAATAAAGGAAAGACAATAATTTCGGAATACATACATCATCACCTCAGTATTTACAAGTTAGTTAATCATATGAGAATCAATTCTTTTACGCATTGTTAGAtcctattatttatattttgaaatttatgtaCTAATCTGTTAACTATTATATCTACAATTTCTCTGTTGGTTTTTAATAATGAGATaagttataaaagttataaataatttgtcaaattattttgttaaatttgtaaaggaaataaaaaaataattcttatttataatcatgCCTATTCTGTCTCaagaaatacaataaaatatgatagagtgtaatcttatattttttgaagtttgaaatttttaaaatatatgtaatgacAACATTGTTCACCAACACATATCaccttaatatttat
Coding sequences within it:
- the LOC140673276 gene encoding odorant receptor 43a-like isoform X2, with protein sequence MQILSFNFFLYTISGLWRPIEWSSKCSRILYNMFTYLIMCLLLIQILAQLLDIIFIVDNMDDFTTNSYIFVSVIGIFFKAATVVTRRNEIINVIETLQKKPCKACTEEESDILMKFDRLIRSYSINYMYLATFSAVGGIIGGIFNVFKGQLPFRIWVPYDYSSPIILWLTSIQELIILSYCAIISIATETTVLGFCLQICAQIEILKHRLHNMMKLREKKTSRNSLNDTLNKTGRLSEHILHHLYIIRLAKIINNVFSQVIFVQFFASIIILCTLLYYFSSHMTIIDISTLIVLLICMFVQIFVYCWAGNEVILKSTGLGEAVYQMDWILMPINEQKDLLVIMKRSTRPIKLSSSFLVTLSLESYCNLLKASYSVFNLLHNQS
- the LOC140673278 gene encoding odorant receptor 10-like, with product MQLFSLNFLMYTVGGVWRPIEWSSNIAKLVYGVFTFTILLLFYYLMLTQFMDILLVVDNIDDFATNTLMFLTIVAVTCKATIVVVRRKAIIKLVETLLTPPCKPRNEDEMAIQRKFDKFIRSCSIKYSLLATGSVTGVTVRSVLNVTQGYLPYRVWVPYDTDTSPMFMITSIQQIVTVIFVTIVNVGTETLVFGLFLQTCAQFEIFENRLHKLISNKIAKYLKPASSNKGKTIISEYIHHHLSIYKYAKKVNVVFNQVLFVQFFGSILVLCTSVYYLSAHITESESATLIIYTICMFAQIFVYCWSGNEVILKSVSVGDAIYRMNWPLLSVSEKKEVLMIMMRCTLPIKFTSSFLITLSLQSYTGILKISYSAFNVLQK
- the LOC140673276 gene encoding putative odorant receptor 85d isoform X1, which codes for MQILSFNFFLYTISGLWRPIEWSSKCSRILYNMFTYLIMCLLLIQILAQLLDIIFIVDNMDDFTTNSYIFVSVIGIFFKAATVVTRRNEIINVIETLQKKPCKACTEEESDILMKFDRLIRSYSINYMYLATFSAVGGIIGGIFNVFKGQLPFRIWVPYDYSSPIILWLTSIQELIILSYCAIISIATETTVLGFCLQICAQIEILKHRLHNMMKLREKKTSRNSLNDTLNKTGRLSEHILHHLYIIRLAKIINNVFSQVIFVQFFASIIILCTLLYYFSSHMTIIDISTLIVLLICMFVQIFVYCWAGNEVILKSTGLGEAVYQMDWILMPINEQKDLLVIMKRSTRPIKLSSSFLVTLSLESYCNVGININFKLFFNKHVTIALAMRATRGC